Part of the Paludisphaera borealis genome, TCCGGCGCGACGAAGATTTGGGCGCGCGCACCTACAACCATTACCTCCAGGCGATCGATGAATTCGGCAAGTGGCTCGTGGCGACAAAGCGCCTGCCCGCCAACCCGGTGGCCGGCATCGAGCGGCTGAACAGCGAAACCGACATCCGCCATAAACGGCGGGCGCTGACGCCGGAGGAAGTTTCGCGGCTGGTGCAATCGGCGCGGGATTCGGGCCGCGTCATCCAGAGCTACGACGGCGAGCTGCGGGCGCGGGCCTACCTCACCAGCTTCTTCACCGGTTTGCGGCGGCAGGAGCTGGGCAGCCTGACCCCCCGCTCCTTCCGGCTCGACGACCAGCAGCCGATTCTGAAAGTCGCCGCCGCCTGCTCGAAACACCGACGCGAAGACACACTGCCAATCCACCCGGAACTGGCCATCATGGTGCGTGAATGGGTGCAAAATCTCGGTCCGGACGACCTGCTGTTCCCCCGCATCGAACGCAAGAAAACCTGGTTGATGGTGAAGCTCGATCTGGAGCGGATCAGCATCCCCTACGAAACGCACGAGGGCATTGCCGATTTCCACGCCGCCGGCCGGCACAGCCACATCACCGGCCTGCTCAGGAACGGGGCAACGCTGGTCGAGGCGCGCGAGCTGGCCCGGCACGCCGACGTGCGGATGACGATGAAGTACACCCATATCGGGCTGGACGACCAGGCGGCGGCCCTGGCCGGGCTGCCGCTACCGAACGCATCAAAAACCTCGTGGCCGGGTATTGGCCGGGTTTCGGGCGGCGCTTCGGGGCAGGAGCTGTCAGCGGCTGGCAGCAACGACGACGACGAGGAAGGCCCGGAAAACGAAAAAACCCCTTCCGGGGAAGGGGTTTCGTCGTTTCCTGGCGTCGCCAGTCAGGAGCTGGCATTTGACGCAAGTTATGGAGGCGGCGGGAATTGCACCCGCGTCCCGAGAAGCGTCTGTGAGGGCTTCTACGTGCGTAGCCGATCGTTTGATTGTCGGCCTGGGGGCTCCGGTCGGCAGGATCCCTTGCGGCTTAGCTCGTCATGAATTTAACCCGGGCGGCAACAAGCGGTTAGGCCAAGGCTGTCCCGAATTGGCGTCCCCGGCCGGGTCTCTCGGGAGAAGACTCGGCGCGAGGCCGTTGCTGTTTTTTAGGCAGCGAGACGGAGACCAACAGTGGTGTTGGCAGTTAAATTTTAGTCGGCTTTTTACGAGGCCCGCTGACCAACCTCGGCACGCCACCGTTCACTTCGGACATCCGGTCGATCCTGGTTCGCCCCCGAATGCGGTTTCATCGACTCGACTCGCGGTGGTTTGCGAATCGAGCCACCGACATTATGATCACTACGTCGCCCAGGTCAAGTAGGTTCGCAATTCGCGTCGCTTCGCGTCACCCGCGCCGCAGGGCGCGGTCGATGTCGCGCTTGGCGTCTTGTTTCTTGAGCGCCTCGCGCTTGTCGAAGGTCTTGCGGCCCTTGGCGATCGAGATTTCGACCTTGGCCATGCCTTTCTTGAAGTAGATGGACAGGGGGATCAGGGTCAGGCCCCGCTCGCCCGACTTGGTCCCGAGCTTCTCGATCTCCTTACGGTGCAGAAGCAGCTTGCGAGGCCGCTTGGGGACGTGGTTCATCCGGTTGGCCTGGAGGTACTCGGGGATGTCGCAGCCCAGCAGCCAGATTTCGCCCCTGGTGATCTCGGCGTAGGCGTCTTCCAGGTTGGCTTTCCCGTTGCGGAGGCTCTTGACCTCCGTGCCGGTCAGGACGATGCCGGCCTCGACCTTTTCGAGCAGGTCGTAGTCGTGCCGCGCCTTGCGGTTGCGCGCGACGATCTTGACGCCCTCCGCGTCATGCCTTTCCTTGCCCTTGGCTGAGGACTTCCCCGCGTCTTTCTTGGCCATGATTCCGACGCCGCCTCGATGCTCGCTGTGCTGTGAGGTGTTCTAAAAGCAGTATACGTCGCCCCGGCGGTCCGCCAAGCGTCGGCCCTCGCCGCCGGCCTCGATTGATCAGGAACGGGTCGCCCCGCACGTCGTGACGATCTCGGCGGCGATTCCCTCGGGGTCGGTCGAGTCCGGTATCAGGATCGGCCGGGGGAACCCGCGATCGCGGACGGCGGCCGCCTCGGCCGGTTTTCCGATCAAGACCACGAACGTCGGCGGCAGCGCCCGGGCCACGGCGGCTTCGGCGGCGCGCTGGTAGGTGAACAGGTTCCAGACGTGCTTCCAGGCCGCGTCGTCGGCCGCCGCCTCGTTCCGCTCCATCGTCGCCCCTCGTTGCAGCTCCAGATCCAGGCTGAAGTCGGCGACCAGCCAGTCCTCGCCCGGGACGTTCCGCGACCACTCGCCGGCGTCGGTCCGCCGGGCGATCGCCTGGACCTCGGCGTAATGCCGGTCGCAAAGGTGGGCCGGCGCGACCGTTCCAGAGGAGCCGGCCGGCTCCCCCCGCTTCAAGGCCACGGCCCCGAGCCGGTCGACGACGTCGCGTTGAACGCGCGCGACCAACTCGACCGATGCTGCGTCCGCCGGGTCGACGGCGGTCAGGGCCACCAGGCTGGGCCGGCGGTCCAGGCTCGTGAGCAGTTCGTTGATGGTCAGCCCGGTGTGGGGATCGATCGACCAGGGGGCGACCTCGACGGCTGGCACCAGGGCGAACCGACGGAACGCCAGGCGCGGGTGCGGCACGATGATCTGGGGCGTCCGCCGCACCTCCTCGCCGTAGAGCAGCAGGTCCAGGTCGAGCGTCCGGGAGCCCCACCGCTCCGTCCGCTCGCGGCCGAACCGCGCCTCGATCCGGTGCAGCAGTTCGAGGAGACTCAGGGGGTCGAGGGCCGGCTCCAGCAACGCCGCGGCGTTGAGGAACGGCCCCTGCCCCGACGGCCCACCGATCGGCGGCGACTCATAATACGAGCTGATCGTATGCAGATGGACGTGGGGCTCCGCCTGGAGCGCGTCGAGAGCCTCGTCGAGGATCGCGCCGCGGTCTCCCAGATTGCTCCCCAGACCGACGATCGCCAGCGAACCAGTGCTCATGCCGTCCTCGTTTCGAAGCCGGCCCAGATCAAAGGCTGAGTTTGCCGATGCGTTCAACGGCTTCGAGGAGCCGAGGCGTCTCGACCGTCAGCGCAGCGCGGATGTAGCCGTCGGCCGTCCGGCCGAAGCCAAGGCCCGGCGTGGTCACCACGTCGGCCTCTTCGAGAATCCGTGCGCACAGGTCGGTGGACGAATAGCCCTTCGGGCAGGGAATCCAGACGTAGAAGGTCGCCTCGGGCGACGGCACGTCCCAGCCGAGCTTGCGAAGCGCGCCCACGAACGCGTCGCGGCGTTCCTTGTACAACGCCCGGATCGGCGGGGTCAGCTCGTCGTACTGGTCGAGGGCCGTCTTGGCCGCGAACTGGATCGCCGTGAAGATGCCCGAATCGGTGTTCGCCTTCACCTGGCCCAACGCCGCGATGAGCGGCGCGCCGCCGATCGCGAAACCGACGCGCCAGCCCGTCATGTTGAAGGTCTTCGACAGGCTGTGGAACTCGACGGCCACGTCCTTCGCGCCGGGGACCTGCAAGATGCTGGGGGCCGGCTTGTCGAAGTACATCTCGTTGTAGGCGGCGTCCTGGGCGATCACGAAATCGTGAGTCTTCGCCAGGTCGACCACCTTCTCGAAATACGCGAGGTCGGCCGTGCCGCCGGTCGGGTTGTTGGGGAAGTTGAGGAACATCAGCCGGGCGAGCGCGTAGACGTCGGCCGGGATCGCGTCGAGGTCGGGCCGGAAGCCCAGCGACCGCTCCAGCGGCATCGTGTAGACGTCGGCCCCGGCGAACATGCTGCTCGACCGATACACCGGATAGCACGGGTCGGGGACCAGGCTGATCTCCGACGGATTGAGCACCGCGAGCGGGAAGTGGGCGATGCCCTCCTTCGACCCGATCAACGGCAGGATCTCGGTGTCCGGGTTCAAGTCCAGGCCGTACCGCTTCTTGCAGAACGCCGCGATCGACTTGCGCAGCTCGGGCGCTCCTTGGTCGAGGGCGTACTGGTGGAACGCGGGGTTCTCGACGTGGTGCTGCAAGCTCTCGATGATCGGCCGGGGCGTCGGCCGGTCGGGGTCGCCGACGCCGAGGTTGATGATGTCGCGTCCCGCGGCGATGGCGGCTTTCTTCTTCTTGTCAATCTCCGCAAACAGGTACGGAGGAAGCTTCTGAAGCCGCTGAGACTTCACAAAAGGGGTCGTCGCCATCGCATCGAGCCTCGACTGAATATTCGATCGTTTACCAACCAACCGGAAGTCGGTGCCGTCCCGCTCATCGCGGAAGGCCCGCTCCTTCATCCAAAGTTCGTCCAAACCAGTGTATCCCCGCTCCTCCATTCCAACAACGCCCGTAGCCCCGCCGTTTGGCCGACCGGCGCGAAGAGACGATGCAACCACCCTTGAATTGCATTGCCAGCCCGAAGCGCCAGCGAGTGCATGCTCCCCCTGAACTACAAGCCCGAAGCGCCAGCGAGTGCATGCCCCCCCCGAACTACAAGCCCGAAGCGCCAGCGAGTGCATGCCCCCGAATGACAGCCCGAAGCGCCAGCGAGTGCATGCTCCCCCTGAACTACAAGCCCGAAGCGCCAGCGAGTGCATGCCCCCCCTGAACTACAAGCCCGAAGCGCCAGCGAGTGCATGCCCCCGAATCCAGATCATCATGACGCCGTAGGGCACCCGGCCTCGTGAAAATATGGGCTCTGGGTGATCTCAAAGTTCGTCTCAAGAGCTAATTTCAAAACAGCCTTGCATGACGCCGTGGGCACACCCGGCCTCATGAGAATGGGCTCGCGATCGGCCACGGGGGCCGAATACAAGCCCGAAGCGCCAGCGAGTGCATGCCCTGTCGATCAGGACTCTGGGCCAAGTCAGTCTGCAAAAGGAGCTGTTCAACCCATGAACGGAGACCTTTCCCACAAGTTCAACACCGACGAGCCGTTGGCTTACTTTCTAACCTGGACCACGTATGGAACCTGGCTCCACGGGGACGATCGAGGTTGGAACCGGAAATCTGAATCCGACATCCAGCACGCGAATCCCTTGTTCGTCGAGATGGCTCGATCGCGGATGAGAGAATCCGAGTTCCGTCTCTCGGAGGTGAACCGGCGATTGGTCGAAGACACGGTTCGCGAGCATTGTCGCATCCGGAGCTGGCCGCTGCATGCCATCAACGTGCGAACGAACCATGTTCATGTCGTTGTGACCGCGCGCGGATATCGGCCTGGGGCTGTTCGCGATCAATTCAAAGCCTGGTGTACCCGTCGACTGAAGGCGGACAACCCGACACGAACCCGGTTCTGGACCGAAGGGGCCAGTTGTCGATGGATCAACAACCAAGATGACCTGGAGGCAGCCGCCCATTACGTCATCGTGGCTCAGGACCAAGCGGGAGCCGTGTGAGCGGCGAGCGATTTCAGCTTCAGGAGGCATGTTTGTCATTCGGGGGAATGCACTCGCTGGCGCTTCGGGCTTGTATTCGGACCCGGCCGACGCGATACCCCATTTTCATGAGGCCGGGTGTCGCCGCAACGTCATGACGGTTTGTATTCAGGGGGAATGCGCTCGCTGGCGCTTCGGGCTTGTATTCGGCCCCCGTGGCCGATCGCGAGCCCATTTTCATGAGGCCGGGGGTCCCCACGGCGTCACGATGGTTTGTAGTTCGGGGGCTCAGCCCCCTGCCCTGGCACCGGGTCCGCCGCTCGTCGGACTCAGCGGATTGGCTTCGTTCGCGCCGATTTTGGGGGTTCTCGAAGGCCGTTCACCGGCCTCAAGGAGCTTCGCCAGGTAGTCGGTCATCCCTTCGGCGACCAGGGTTTCGATCGGGTCGGACCGGTACGACGACGGGCGCGCGGCGGGCTTGCGGGGGGCCGGCGGATTGGGTTCCTTCGACGCTTTTTTCTCGGGTTTCGAAGCCTGGGCCTCGGCCTTGCGGAGCTTCGCCAGCAGGTCGATCGTGCGGAGCAGCTCGCGGGTCCGGGCGGTCTGAAACCGTCGCAGCCGCTCGGCGGCGTCGCTGGTGCAGAACGAGGCTTGCTCGGCCAGTTCGAGCGCGTCGTCCCCTTCGATCTCTTCGAGGTCGACGAGCAGGTCTTGCAGCCGTTCGACTTCGCGCTCGGCGATCCCCCGGAGGAACGCGACGCCGGCCTCGGGACTTTCGGGACGCGGCACGATCTCGCGCCAGACCCGCCAGGCGCTGAAGGCCGGATCTTCGTACGGCGTCAGTTCTTGCATCTGGTGCCAGAACCGCGTTCCCCACACCTCCTCGATCGTCTCCCAGGCGAGGAAAATCTCGTTCAGCTCGGGATCGTCGATCGCGGCGAGCGGCTGCTTGCCGAGCAGTCGGACGAACTTGAACTGGTCGAGGAAGGTCCAGTTCTCGTTCGAGATGATCAAACAGCGCATCTCGACCCAGCGGTCGAGCAGCCAGCGGACGCCTTCGGGCGATTCTTCGAGCCGGGCGACGAAGGCCGAGGGGTCGTCGGACCACGCCGGGCCGGAGGTCGGCAGCAGCCGCTTCCCCGCCATGTAGAACAGCTTGCGGCCGAGGTCGCAGACCTTCTCGGTGCGCTTCGCCTTCGATCGGAGCATCGCCTTGCGCACTCTTCGCGCCAGCACGGCGGTCTCGTACCGCTCGGCCCGATCGAGGGTCCACGACAACCGCGCGGCCCGAGTGATCAGCTCGCGCTCGACGGCGTTGGTCGGCTGGTAGTCGTCGATCCACTCCTGGATCTTGGCTTCCAGCTCGGCCGGGTCTTCGTGCGGCAGGATCGGGTTGACGGTTTTGGCGCACAGGCCGTGTTTGAGGGCGTTCAGCCGCGATCGGGCCTTGCCGTCGTCGGATTTCGGTCCGCAGCTTTTCTTGGCGTTGGCGCGGTTGGCCTGGATCTGGGCGTCGGTGGCCATGGCGGGGCGATCTCCTCGGAGGGAGGGGGGCGTCGTCGATGAAGCCTCTGAGGATAAGGATGTCGCCTGCCCACCTTAATTAAACAAATATTCTGGTAAGACAGAGGGCGGCTTACGGCAAGCTTGCGGATATTAAGGATAAACACAGCGAGTGGTGGCATTCCCGCTCCAGGGTGGCCGGAACGGCCGGGCGATGGTCGTGGCCCGCCCCACGGATCGCGGTCCGCGAAGTCGCTCCTACCTCGATATGCACCTCGAAATCCCACGACCCTCATCCGCCCCTGCGGGGCACCTTCTCCCGGGGGGAGAAGGGATCATCGCATCGGCAACTGATTGTGTAGTGTCGGTGGGAGTACGTGGCGCCCGGCTTCATCCTCCGTGGTGAGTCGTCCCGAAGTCGAGTGATGGGCGGCCGCCTGCGCGCGGGTTGAATGGGCTTTGGGTCGGCCGTAAGATGCCTGGTGGCGACTCAACGTTGGACGGCCCGCCTGCGAGCGGCGGACGCGTTTCCCTTCCTCTCTCCGATCCGCCCGGACATCATCGAAAGGGAGTGTGCATGGCCACTGTCACCAAACCGCGAAAGAAAGCGGCGGCGTCTCATCAGACGAAGCTGCTGATCGACGGCAAGTTCCGCGACAGCGTGAGCGGCAAGACGTTCGCCACGATCAATCCGGCGACGGAGAAGGAGATCGCCCAGGTCGCCGAGGGGTCGGCCGCCGACATCGACCTCGCGGTCAAGGCCGCGCGGAAGGCGTTCGACTCCGGTCCGTGGCGGACGATGGACGCCCGCGACCGCGGCCGGCTGCTGTACAAGCTGGCCGACCTGGTCGAGCAGCACATCGACGAACTCGCCGAGCTGGAGAGCCTCGACAACGGCAAGCCGCTCAAGGAGAGCCGCAACGGCGACCTGCCGCTGGTCGTCGACTGCTTCCGGTACTACGCCGGCTGGGCCGACAAGATCACGGGCAAGACCATCCCCGTGCGCGGGGACTATTTCTGCTACAGCAAGCGCGAGCCGGTGGGCGTGGTCGGCCAGATCATCCCCTGGAACTTCCCCCTGCTGATGGTCGCCTGGAAGTGGGGCCCGGCGCTCGCCGCCGGCTGCACGGTCATCCTCAAGCCGGCCGAACAGACCCCGCTGACGGCCCTCCGGCTGGGCGAGCTGGCGATGGAGGCGGGGTTCCCCGCCGGCGTGATCAACATCGTCCCCGGCTTCGGCGAGACCGCCGGCGCGCCGCTCGTGGCGCATAAGGGGGTCGACAAGATCGCGTTCACCGGCGAGACCTCGACCGGCAAGCTGATCATGAAGAACGCGGCCGACACCATGAAGCGGGTGACGCTGGAACTCGGCGGCAAGAGCCCGAACATCGTGTTCGCCGACGCCGACATCGACGCGGCCGTCGACGGCGCGATGCTCGGCCTGTATCTCAACCAGGGCCAGTGCTGCTGCGCCGGCAGCCGGCTGTTCGTCCAGGATTCGATCTACGACAAGATGGTCGACAAGCTGGCCGAGGCCACCAAGAAGCGGAAGGTCGGCGACCCGTTCGCGGACGACACCGACCAGGGGCCGCAGATCGACGAGAACCAGTTCAAGAAGATCCTGTCGTACATCGACAAGGGCAAGGAGCAAGGCGCCAAGTGCGTGACCGGCGGCGAACGGTCGGGCACCGAAGGCTACTTCATCAAGCCGACGATCTTCTCCGAAGTGAAAGACGACATGGCGATCGCCACTGACGAGATCTTCGGGCCGGTGATGCAGGTGCTAAGGTTCAAGGACGTCGAGGAAGTGATCAAGCGGGCGAATACGACCGACTACGGCCTCGCCGCCGCCGTCTGGTCGCGCGACATCGGCAAAGCCCACGCCCTGGCCGACCGGATCCGCGCCGGCACCGTCTGGATCAACTGCTACGACGTCTTCGACGCCGCCGCGCCGTTCGGCGGCTTCAAGTCCAGCGGCATCGGCCGCGAACTCGGCGAAGCCGCGCTCGAGAACTACACCGAGCATAAGACCGTCACCGTCGCGCTGAAGTGAGCCGAGCGGGAGCGGTGGACTAAAACGAACACCCACGTCCTCCCGTTCGGAGGTCGTGGGTGTTTTGCGTTGCACGACGACTTCTGACTTCTCTCAGGCGCTCAGCCAGCTCGGCAGCTCGCCGGGGGCGGGGAGCTTGATGAGGCTGATGCTGATGACGTCCTTGTGCTTGCGGACGGCGTCGAGGGCCGCCTCGTCGGGGACGCTGTCGAGGTTGACGACGCCGATGGCCTCGCCCCCCTGCTGCTCGCGGCCGACGTTCATCTGGGCGATGTTGACGCCGTGGTCGCCGAACGTCTTGCCGATGAAGCCGATCAGCCCCGGGCGGTCGTGGTGGGTGAAGATCAGCATCGAGCCGTCCATGTGGGCGTCGAGGTGGTACGAGCCCAGGCGGACCAACCGGAGGAACTGCTTGCCGAACAGGGTGCCGGCGGCGACGTAGGTCTTCCGCTCGGTCGTCACCTCGGCCTGGATCAACGTGCCGAAGTCGCCCGGCGCCTCGGCGGTCTGCTCCTCGATGATCAACCCGCGCTCGCGGGCGAGCGGCAAGGCGTTGACGAGATTGACGGACTGTTCGAGGGCCGATTCCATCAGGCCGGCGGCGAATGCGGCGGTGATCAGCTTGGTGTTCTTGAGCGCGACTTCGCCGCGGTAGATCAGCCGGGCCTTGGTGATCGCGCCGCGGTCCATCTGCGTGTGCAGCATGCCCAGCCGCCAGGCGAGGTCGAGATAGCTCTTGAGGTCGGCCAGCTCGGCGCGGTCGAGCGTCGGCGTGTTGACCGAGAACTTGACCTGGCCGCGAATCAGGTAGTCGCAAAGCAGCTTGGCGGCCTCGACGGCCACCGACACCTGCGCCTCCTCGGTCGACGCGCCGAGGTGGGGCGTGACGACCGTCTTGGGATGGATGACGAGCGGATCGTCGACCGCCGGCGGCTCGGCTTCGTAGACGTCGATCGCCGCGCCGGCGGCCTTGCCGGCGTTAAGCGCTTCGATCAGCGCGGCCTCGTCGATCAGGCCGCCCCGGGCGCAGTTGATGATCCGGGCGGTCGGCTTCATTGACGCGATCGCCGCGGCGCTCACGACGTGCCGGGTCTCGGGGGTCAGCGGGGTGTGAAGCGTGATGAAATCGCAACGCGGCCAGAGGTCTTCGAGCCGGCTCACGCTCTCGACGCCGTGCTCCAGGGCCTTCTCGGGCGACATCAGCGGATCGTAGCCGATCACCGTCATGTCGAACCCGAGCGCCCGCTTGGCGACCGCCAGCCCGACGCGGCCGAGACCGACGACGCCCAGCGTCTTGCCCTCAAGCTGGGTGCCGGTGAGGCTGTTGCGATCCCACTTGCCGGCCTTCAGGCTTTCATTCGCCTTGGGGACGTTGCGGGCGAGCGAGAGCATCAGCGCCAACGTGTGTTCGGCCGTCGAGACCGTGTTGCCCCCCGGCGTGTTCATGACCACGATCCCCTGGCGGGTCGCGGCGGGGACGTCGATGTTGTCGACCCCGACCCCCGCCCGGACGATCGCCTTGAGCCGGGGCTGATCGGCCAAAATCTCGGCCGTGAGCTGCGTCCCGGACCGGATCGCGATGCCGTCGGCCTCCTTGAGCGCCTCGCGGAGGGCCTTGGGGTCCTTGGCCAGCTTCGTGTCGATGATCAGCTCGACGTCTTTCTCGGCCCGCAGAAGCGCCAGCCCTTCCTCGGCCAGCTTGTCGGTCACCAGCACGCGATACGGCACGCTGCACTCTCCCTGAAACTCGTTGGGGAAAAAATCTCGAATCGCGGGCGAGCCGGCCGAGATCGTCGGCGACTCGCCCGCCTTGTCTTCTGGCGAGGGGCTTGGCGGGATCAGCCGACGTTCGCGGCGGCGCGCTGGCCGATCAAGACCTGCTGCGCGGCGGTGACGCCCTTGCCCGGCTCGACGTCGAAGCCGAGTTCGGCGAGCGTCATCTCAAGCGCGGCGAGGGCGGAGATCACGTCGAGTTCGTCGGTGTAGCCCATGTGGCCGATCCGGACGATCTTGCCCTTGATCTTCCCCTGGCCGCCGACGGTGGTCACGCCGAACCGCTCGGCCATCTTGTTGCGGATCTGCGAGTCCTTGAAGCCCTCGGGGACGCGGAACGCCGTCAGCCCCTCGGCCGGCTTGGCGCTGAAGAGTTCCAGCCCGAGCGCCTGGACGCCCGCCTGGCAGGCTTCGCTCATCCGGGTGTGCCGCTTCCAGACGTTCTCCATCCCCTCTTCGCGAATCCGCCGCAAGGCCGTCCGCAGGGCGAGGATCAGCGTGTGGGCCGGAGTGTACGGGGTGTCGAACTCCTTGGCCTTGCTCCGCGCGGCTTTCAGATTGAAGTAATAGCTGTGCGACTCGAAGGCGTCGATCTTGGCCCAGCCCTTGGTGCTGACGGTGATGAACGCGAGGCCCGGCGGCAGCATGAGCGCCTTCTGCGACCCGGCGCAGAGGACGTCGATCCCCCACTCGTCGGTCCGGCACTCCATCGCGCCCACGCCCGAGATGCCGTCGACGACGAAGATGGCCGGCGTCTGGGCGACGACCTTGGCGACGGCCTCGATCGGGTGGCCGGTGCCGGTCGACGTCTCGGAGAGCGTGCCGAACACGGCGACGGTGTCGGGATGCTGGCGGAGCGCCTCGGCGACCTTCTCGGGGTCGACGGTCTGGCCCCACTCGGTGTCGATCGTCACCACGTTGATGCCGAACGCCTTGGCGATCGATCCCCAGCGGGCCGCGAAGTGGCCGGCGTTGAGCACCAGGGCCTTGCCCCCGGGCGGCACCGTGTTGACGATCGCGGCTTCCATCGCGCCGGTGCCCGAGGCCGTCAGGATCATCACGTCGTTCTGGGTCTGGAAGACCTCCTTGAGGCCTTCCGACACCTCGACGATCACCTGCTTCGCCTCGTCGGAGCGGTGGTGGATCACCGGTCGGGCCAACTCGAGCAGCACGTCTTCGGGGACCATCGCCGGTCCCGGCGTCATCAATCGCGGCTTACGCATCGACTCTTTCCTTACATTGTCAAGCGGATCGCGGGACCGGGCGCCCTCGCGACGAAGTCAAGGGACTATTTTAGTCGGACGACGCGATTTCGGTAAGGGACATCCTCGCCCACCCCCTCCCCCGTTGCGTTTTCGCCATCATGACCGATACCAATCGTCGATCGGTCCGGAGGGTGCCGCCGCGCCCACGCCGAGCCGGCCTAACTCCAGGCGGCCTACGGCGGTGAGCCTCAAGAAAGCGCTACGTCCTCGTTTTTCCGTCCCAACCCTTGGCGTTGCCGGTCATGGCGAGTTCGTGAAGCGAGGGCAGACGGCGAACGGACTTGGCGGTAGGAACGAGTCATGTGAATCGGAGTACGCCGTCGTCCGGATGTGAGTCTGCACGACGGCCCTTTTTCATGCGCGGCGCAACGACGCTCCAGGATTCGCACTACATAGGCGATTAATCAAGCGCCAATCCTGCGAAAAATGCGATACTCGCGAGGCGAGATGCCGAAGTCCGCACTCGTCGGAGAGTTGATTGCTTTTCAGGGAATCGCGCGTTCCCTGGAAAGGCTCCCTCTGCACGGCTCCAGGGGGCAGGAGGGCTGGGAGATCGAATTGCTCGGAGAGGCCGTAGGGAAGGCCTACGCCGCAGCGTTCGATGCGTTCAGGCGGAGCCGTGTTGCAGATCGGCCCGTCGATTCGATGCTGCCATCGATATCCAACCCGGGGCCGGACGAAGGGGGCGATTTCCAGGAAGATGACGGCCGGGAAAGTCTTGAGGCGGAGGATTGCCACAAGGACGGGGATGACCGGTCTGACGTCGCGACGTCCATCCTGGACGAAGCCCTCGCCGCAGGTTCCTTCGACTATTTGTTGGGAATAAGATGCATTCCGGGCAAGGGCTTCGTCATGTCAGAGTCCAATCCCAAGAACCGGTTCCCACTCGCGCTTGACCTACCGCTGTTGCTGGCGAATCGAATTCGCGAGGTTTATGGAAAAAGGGCGGCTCCCCGCTCGGCTTCCTGATCGATCGGGAAAAAAACAGGGGCATAGCGATTTTATTCGCAGCCAGCCCCCCCCCCGCATTGACACGACTCTGTTATTTTATATATCTGTATTTTTAACTCCTTATATCGTGATCATAACCAGGCTCGTTGAATCGGCGACAGGTTTTGCACGACATGAGACGGTCCAGACGCCTCGACTTGCTCACGGCTGCTACGCACGGCTTCGAAAGCCGAATCCGTGGGCGCCAGGCGGACTGAGCCGTAAGAGACGCGCCGAGCTGGTACAATGACGGAAAGTCCCCCAACCTCAAAAGGGATCCGCCATGAAGACGATCCATGC contains:
- a CDS encoding pyridoxal-phosphate-dependent aminotransferase family protein, which encodes MRKPRLMTPGPAMVPEDVLLELARPVIHHRSDEAKQVIVEVSEGLKEVFQTQNDVMILTASGTGAMEAAIVNTVPPGGKALVLNAGHFAARWGSIAKAFGINVVTIDTEWGQTVDPEKVAEALRQHPDTVAVFGTLSETSTGTGHPIEAVAKVVAQTPAIFVVDGISGVGAMECRTDEWGIDVLCAGSQKALMLPPGLAFITVSTKGWAKIDAFESHSYYFNLKAARSKAKEFDTPYTPAHTLILALRTALRRIREEGMENVWKRHTRMSEACQAGVQALGLELFSAKPAEGLTAFRVPEGFKDSQIRNKMAERFGVTTVGGQGKIKGKIVRIGHMGYTDELDVISALAALEMTLAELGFDVEPGKGVTAAQQVLIGQRAAANVG